In Rana temporaria chromosome 3, aRanTem1.1, whole genome shotgun sequence, a single window of DNA contains:
- the LOC120930664 gene encoding olfactory receptor 1500-like, producing the protein MEEKNLTTLTMIHLLGFNTPHGITFFILFIFFVVYCLTICGNLLIITLVSYSKSLHSPMYFFLSQLSVSDILLSTDILPNTLHVVLMKEIMMSFSDCITQYYFFAISETSECLLLTVMCYDRYVAICKPLHYTLAMNFQFCCILIITCWVSSVLIALIHTLTISQLHFCGPNTMDHFFCDLDPILKLSCSDTSIVQLEVTLLSFLFVVIPFFVIIVSYVCIMITIFKIPSMKSRKKVFSTCSSHLTVVCIYYGTLVGVYLIPHGGQSWNIMKSLSLLYTVATPLLNPIIYSLRNRDLKKAVDDIIDRYLSLPF; encoded by the coding sequence ATGGAGGAAAAAAATTTGACCACTTTAACCATGATCCACCTGTTAGGATTTAATACTCCACATGgtataacattttttatcctttttattttCTTCGTCGTTTATTGTCTGACGATATGTGGAAACCTCCTGATCATCACACTGGTGTCCTACAGCAAATCCCTCCATTCCCCCATGTACTTCTTCCTCTCCCAACTCTCCGTATCAGATATCTTATTATCAACTGACATTCTTCCTAATACACTTCATGTTGTTTTGATGAAGGAGATCATGATGTCATTTTCTGATTGTATCACTCAATATTATTTCTTTGCTATCTCAGAAACTTCAGAGTGTCTTCTTCTGACAGTGATGTGTTACGACAGATATGTGGCCATTTGTAAACCGTTGCATTATACCTTAGCAATGAACTTCCAGTTCTGCTGCATATTGATCATCACATGTTGGGTTTCAAGTGTTTTAATAGCATTGATTCACACTTTAACAATCTCACAGTTACACTTTTGCGGTCCTAATACTATGGATCATTTCTTCTGTGATCTTGACCCCATCCTAAAGCTCTCCTGTTCTGACACAAGCATTGTTCAGCTTGAAGTGACATTGTTGAGTTTTCTATTTGTTGTCATCCCTTTCTTTGTTATTATTGTATCATATGTTTGTATTATGATCACCATTTTTAAAATCCCATCTATGAAGAGCAGGAAGAAAGTTTTTTCAACATGCAGCTCCCACCTGACTGTTGTGTGTATTTATTATGGTACTCTGGTTGGTGTTTACCTAATACCTCATGGTGGACAGTCATGGAATATCATGAAGTCCCTGTCATTGCTGTACACTGTAGCCACCCCTTTACTGAATCCAATTATTTATAGTCTGAGGAACAGAGACTTGAAAAAAGCTGTAGATGACATTATCGACCGCTACCTGAGCTTGCCTTTTTAG